The DNA sequence CGACGGCAAGGTCCAGGTGGAGCTTGCCCAGCTCAGGTACCGGCTCCCCCGGCTCACCGGCAAGGGGACGGCCATGAGCCGCCTGATGGGCGGCATCGGGGGTAGGGGCCCCGGCGAGACGAAGCTCGAGGTGGACCGCCGGAGGGTGCGCGACCGCATCGCCCTGCTGGAGAAGCAACTGGAGGGGCTCTCCGCGGCCCGCAGGCAGCGCAAGCAGCGGCGGGTGGCCCGGGGGGTGCCCATCGTCTCCATCGTGGGGTACACCAACGCCGGGAAGTCCACCCTGCTGAACGGCCTCACCCGGAGCGCGACCTTCGTGGAGGACAAGCTCTTCGCCACTCTGGATACGGCGAGCAGGCGGCTCAGGTTCCCCCGGGAGCGGGAGGTGGTCGTCACCGACACGGTGGGGTTCATCCGCGACCTGCCTAGGGACCTCATGGCCGCCTTCAGGGCCACGCTGGAGGAGCTCGCGGACGCCGACGTCCTGCTTCACGTGGTGGACGTCTCCAATCCCCGGTTCGAGCAGCACATCGCCTCGGTGCGGAAGGTCCTCGCGGACCTGGGCGTCGGGGGGAAGGAGGAGGTGCTGGTCTTCAACAAGATGGACAAGCTCGATCCCCAAACGGCCCGGCGCCTGGCCTCCCGCCACGGCGCGGTCGCCGTCAGCGCGCTGGACCCCTCCACTTTCGGCCCCCTGCTCCGTGCCACGGAGGAGGCGGTCTGGCGTGAAAAGCTGGTGGAGTCCCATGTATAATAGGGAGCGCCCGGCCCCGGGGGAGAGCCTTCGGGGCGGGGAAGACATCGTTTGACGGCCAGAGCCTGAATGATAACGGAATTTGCCCCCAAATGGATTGCCTGGGAGATTACGCGCCGGTGTAACCTGCGGTGCGTGCACTGCCGCTCCTCCTCGGAGGCGGAGGTCCAGGGGCACCCGGACTTCTCCACCGAGGAGGCCTTCCGCATCCTCGATGACATCGCCTCCTATGCCAAGCCCGTGGTGGTCCTCTCCGGCGGGGAGCCCCTGGTGCGCCGGGACGTCTTCGACATAGCCCGCTACGGCACGGAGAAGGGCTTGAGGATGTGCATGGCCACCAACGGCCTCCTGGTGACGGAGGAGGTCTGCGGGAAGATAAAGGACTCCGGCATACGCATCGTCTCGCTGAGCCTGGACGGCTCCACCGCGGAGGTCCACGACGACTTCCGGAGCCAGAGGGGGGCCTTCGAGGCCACCATCAACGCCGCCCGGCTCTTCAGGGAACACGGCATAGAGTTCATCATCAACTCCTCCTTCACCAAGCGGAACCAGGAGGAGATTCCCCGCGTCCACCGCCTGGCCAGGGAGCTGGGGGCCACGGCCTGGTACATGTTCATGATTGTGCCCACGGGCCGGGGCGAGGACATCATGAGCGAGCTCATCTCCAGGGAGGACTACGAAGAGATACTGGAGTGGCATTACGAGATGGAGAAGGAAGAGCCCGACATGCTCGTGCGCCCTACCTGCGCCCCGCAGTACTACCGCATCCAGTTGCAGAAGGCCAAGGAGGAGGGAGAGCGGGTCAAGCGGCGTACCCTGAAGTTCTCCACCGGGGGGGCCAAGGGCTGCATCGCCGGTCAGCTCATCTGCCTCATCGACGTCGACGGCAACGTGCTGCCCTGCAGCTACTTCCCCAAGTCCGCCGGCAACCTGCGGGAGCGGTCCTTCAAGGACATCTGGGAGAACGCGGAGCTTTTCCGCCACCTGCGCGACTTCAAGAGCTACAAGGGCCGGTGCGGCTCCTGCGAGTACATAAACGTCTGCGGGGGGTGCCGCGCCCGGGCCTATGCCGTCACCGGAGACTATCTCGAAGAGGAGCCTTTCTGCGGCTACGTGCCCGTGAAGCTTCGGAAGAAGCTGGTCAAGGAGAAATAGGGAAGGGGCGCTCCGGCGCTTCCTCTGCATCCGCCGTGCTCAGATTTTTCAGGAGGAATTTTTCATGAACGACACCTTTCTCAAGGCCTGCCGCGGTGAGGACGTGCCCTACACCCCCGTGTGGCTCATGCGGCAGGCCGGCCGCTACATGCCCGAGTACCAGGAAGTCCGCAGCCAGGTGGACTTCCTCACCCTGTGCAGGACGCCGGAGCTGGCCGCCAAGGTGACCCTTCAGCCCGTGGACCGCCTGGGCGTGGACGCCGCCATCCTCTTCAGCGACATCCTGGTGGTGGCGGAGGCCATGGGCATGAAGGTGGAGTTTCACGAGAAGCGCGGCCCCGTCCTGGCCGACCCCGTCCGCACCCGCTCGCGCCTGGAGCGCCTGGCCGTGCCGGAGCCGGAGGACGACCTGGGCTACGTGCTGGAGACCATCAGGATACTGCGCCCGAGGCTTGAGGACAAGGTGCCCCTCATCGGCTTCTCCGGGGCCCCCTTCACCCTGTCGACCTACATGATAGAAGGCGGAAGCTCCAAGAACTTCCTGGCCACCAAGCGCATGATGTACGGCGACCCGGTTTTGTACCACGACCTCATGGAGCGCATCACCGCGGCGGTGGAGGCGTATCTTCAGGCACAGATACGCGCCGGCGCGCAGGCCGTGCAGATTTTCGACTCCTGGGCGGGCGTGCTCTGCCCCGCGGATTTCGTGGAGTTCGAGCTTCCCTACGTAAAGAGAATCGTCAAGGCCCTCAAGAAAGAGGGCGTGCCCGTCATCTACTTCGTCAACAACTGCGCGGCCATCCTCCGGGAGGCCAAGAAAGCGGGGGCCGACGTCCTGGGCATAGACTGGCGCATCGACATGAAGGAGGCCGTCAAGGTAATCGGCAAGCGTCCCGCCGTGCAGGGCAACCTGGACCCCTGCGCCCTGTTCCTCCCCCGGGAGAAGCTCCGGGAGCGGGTTCGGGATATCCTTGAGAAGGGCAGGGCCGCCAAGGGACACATCTTCAACCTCGGGCACGGCATTCTCCCGGAAACCCCGGTGGAGCAGGCCCAGGCCCTGGTCGAGGCCGTGCACGAGCTGAGCGGCAGAGGGTAAGGGTATTTGGAGGCCGAAGAGGAGTGATTGGGGTCGTCCTTCTGAACCTGGGAGGGCCGGACTCCCTGCAGGCCGTAAGGCCTTTTCTTTACAATCTTTTCTCGGACAGAAAGATCATCAGGCTCGGGCCGCGCTTCATGCAGAGGCCCCTGGCCTGGCTCATCTCCACGCTGAAGGCCCCCCGGTCCCGCAAGTGGTACGGCCTCATCGGCGGGGCCTCGCCCCTGCCGGAGATTACCGCGGCCCAGGCCCGGGCCCTGGAGGAAAAGCTGCGCGGCCGAGGGAACTTCCGGGTCTACGTGGGCATGCGCTACTGGAAGCCCTTCATCGGGGAGGCGGTCGCCCGGGCCGAGCGCGACGGCGTCAGAAAACTCATCTCCCTCACCCTCTACCCCCATTACTCCGTGGCCACCACGGGCTCTTCGGAGGACGCCCTCCGGGAGGCCCTCGCGGGCAGGGAGATGGACTGGGCCGCCGTGTCTTCCTTCCATGAGCATCCCCTGTACATCGAGGCCCTGGCCGGGCTCATCCGGAAGGAGCTGCGGGACGAAACCGAGGTCCTCTTCAGCGCCCACAGCCTGCCGGTGAGCCTCATCGAGGCCGGCGACCCCTATGTGAAGCACATCACGGGGACCATCCGGGCGCTCGAGGAGAAGCTGGGCGTGAGGGGACACCTGGGGTATCAGTCGCGCACGGGCCCGGTCGAGTGGCTTGAGCCCAGCACCGAGGAGGTCCTGAAGACCCTGGCCGGGGGCGGCGCCAGGGACGTTCTGCTCGTGCCCATCAGCTTTGTCTCGGACCATATTGAGACTCTGTACGAAATTGATATACTATATAGAGGCATGGCGGAGAAACTCGGCCTGCGCGCGAGGAGGACCGAGTCGCTGAACACGCATCCACTGTTCATCAGTGCTCTTGAGGACCTCGTTACTGCCAAGGCCAGGGAGGTGGGGTGGCTCTGAGGCTCCTCATCGCCGGCGGCGGCATATCGGGCCTCTCTCTGGCGTATCTCCTGAGGGGCCGGAGCGACCTGGACATCATGCTCCTGGAGGCCGAGGAGCGCCCCGGGGGCAAGATATGGTCGGACAGGGCCGACGGTTTCCTCTGCGAGTGGGGCGTAAACGGCTTCCTCGACAACAAGCCCAAGACCCTGGAGCTTGCCTCTCTCCTGTCCCTGGAGCCCCTGAGAAGCTCCGACCTGGCCCGGAAGCGCTACATCTACTCCGGCGGCTCCCTCAAGCGCCTGCCCGAAACTCCCCCGGCCTTCCTGCGCACGGGCCTCATGAGCCCGGCGAGCAAGCTCCGCATAGCGCTGGAGCCCTTCATCCCGCGGGGGAGAAAGGAGGACGAGTCCCTGGCCGACTTCGCCCGCAGGCGGCTGGGGAGGGAGGCCCTGGAGAACTTCATCGACCCCATGGCCTCGGGCATCTATGCCGGAGACCCCGAGGTCCTGAGCTTGAAGAGCTGTTTCCCGCGCATCCACGAGATGGAGCAGCAGTACGGGAGCCTCATCAAGGCCATGATAAAGCTTACCGCCAAGCGGAGGAAGTCCGTGGGGGCCGGCCCGGGAGGGACGCTGACCTCTTTCCGGGACGGCATGCAGGCCCTGATAGACGCCCTCCACGGCGCCCTGGGAGGCGTGGTGCACACGAAAAGCAGGGCCGTGAGCATCGAGAGGCTCTCCGGCGGCTACGCCCTCACCCTTTCGGACGGCTCCCGGCTGGAGGCCGACGCGGTGGTCCTGGCCGTTCCGGCCCACCAGGGGGCGGGCATCCTGAGGGACCTGGAGCCCGGGGTGGCGGGCGTCCTGGAGGACATACCCTATCCCGCCGTCACGGTGCTCTGCACGGGGTTCAGGCGGGAGAACGTGCAGGGGGACCTCGGGGCCTTCGGGTTTCTGGTCCCCTACCGGGAGAAAAGGAAGATCCTGGGCACCCTTTATGACTCCAGCGTCTTCGAAAACAGGGCCCCCGAGGGCCACGTGCTTTTAAGGACCATGGTGGGGGGCCAGAGGGCGCCGGAGCTGGCCCTTCAGGAGGACGCGAAGCTCCTGGACATGGTGCTCTCGGAGCTCAAGGGCGTCCTCACCATCCGGGGGGAGCCCGACCTGGTGCGCATTTACAGGCATGAGCAGGCCATCCCCCAGTACACGCTGGGGCACCAGGAGCGGTGCCGGGCCGTGGAGGCCGTGACGGAGCGCCACCCGGGCCTTTATATCACGGGGAACGCCTTCGGCGGGATAAGCGTCAATGACTGCATCGCGAACTCTTATCGGCTCGCGGAGAAAATAGTGGCGGAGGTGTTGTGAGAAACGTGTTCGTCTCGGAGGAAAAGAGCAAGGCATCGCCGCGCCCGTCGACGGCGGGCAATGGCACATATGGGGCAAGGGGAGTGCTTGCCGGCCTTTTTCCGGGCCGGGGCTTCGTATGCACCTCAGAGACAAGGAGGTACGCATTGACGGAGAACGAAATCGCAGAGGTCCTCGGGAGGGAGAATGAGGAGTTCCGGAAGGTCTTCGATGAGCACCGCAACCTGAAGGAGAAAATCTCCCGGATAAACAGGCGGGTCTACCTCACTCCCGAGGAAGAGCACGAAAAGAAGACCCTTCAGAAAGTAAAACTTCAAATGAAAGACCGGATGGCCGATTTCATCCGTCAATACAAGGTGGCGCAT is a window from the Nitrospirota bacterium genome containing:
- a CDS encoding radical SAM protein; the encoded protein is MITEFAPKWIAWEITRRCNLRCVHCRSSSEAEVQGHPDFSTEEAFRILDDIASYAKPVVVLSGGEPLVRRDVFDIARYGTEKGLRMCMATNGLLVTEEVCGKIKDSGIRIVSLSLDGSTAEVHDDFRSQRGAFEATINAARLFREHGIEFIINSSFTKRNQEEIPRVHRLARELGATAWYMFMIVPTGRGEDIMSELISREDYEEILEWHYEMEKEEPDMLVRPTCAPQYYRIQLQKAKEEGERVKRRTLKFSTGGAKGCIAGQLICLIDVDGNVLPCSYFPKSAGNLRERSFKDIWENAELFRHLRDFKSYKGRCGSCEYINVCGGCRARAYAVTGDYLEEEPFCGYVPVKLRKKLVKEK
- the hemG gene encoding protoporphyrinogen oxidase, with the protein product MALRLLIAGGGISGLSLAYLLRGRSDLDIMLLEAEERPGGKIWSDRADGFLCEWGVNGFLDNKPKTLELASLLSLEPLRSSDLARKRYIYSGGSLKRLPETPPAFLRTGLMSPASKLRIALEPFIPRGRKEDESLADFARRRLGREALENFIDPMASGIYAGDPEVLSLKSCFPRIHEMEQQYGSLIKAMIKLTAKRRKSVGAGPGGTLTSFRDGMQALIDALHGALGGVVHTKSRAVSIERLSGGYALTLSDGSRLEADAVVLAVPAHQGAGILRDLEPGVAGVLEDIPYPAVTVLCTGFRRENVQGDLGAFGFLVPYREKRKILGTLYDSSVFENRAPEGHVLLRTMVGGQRAPELALQEDAKLLDMVLSELKGVLTIRGEPDLVRIYRHEQAIPQYTLGHQERCRAVEAVTERHPGLYITGNAFGGISVNDCIANSYRLAEKIVAEVL
- the hemH gene encoding ferrochelatase, with product MIGVVLLNLGGPDSLQAVRPFLYNLFSDRKIIRLGPRFMQRPLAWLISTLKAPRSRKWYGLIGGASPLPEITAAQARALEEKLRGRGNFRVYVGMRYWKPFIGEAVARAERDGVRKLISLTLYPHYSVATTGSSEDALREALAGREMDWAAVSSFHEHPLYIEALAGLIRKELRDETEVLFSAHSLPVSLIEAGDPYVKHITGTIRALEEKLGVRGHLGYQSRTGPVEWLEPSTEEVLKTLAGGGARDVLLVPISFVSDHIETLYEIDILYRGMAEKLGLRARRTESLNTHPLFISALEDLVTAKAREVGWL
- the hemE gene encoding uroporphyrinogen decarboxylase; this translates as MNDTFLKACRGEDVPYTPVWLMRQAGRYMPEYQEVRSQVDFLTLCRTPELAAKVTLQPVDRLGVDAAILFSDILVVAEAMGMKVEFHEKRGPVLADPVRTRSRLERLAVPEPEDDLGYVLETIRILRPRLEDKVPLIGFSGAPFTLSTYMIEGGSSKNFLATKRMMYGDPVLYHDLMERITAAVEAYLQAQIRAGAQAVQIFDSWAGVLCPADFVEFELPYVKRIVKALKKEGVPVIYFVNNCAAILREAKKAGADVLGIDWRIDMKEAVKVIGKRPAVQGNLDPCALFLPREKLRERVRDILEKGRAAKGHIFNLGHGILPETPVEQAQALVEAVHELSGRG
- a CDS encoding DUF465 domain-containing protein; amino-acid sequence: MTENEIAEVLGRENEEFRKVFDEHRNLKEKISRINRRVYLTPEEEHEKKTLQKVKLQMKDRMADFIRQYKVAHS